The Bacteroidota bacterium genome segment GGCAGGCTGGAAGGTTGGAAAGTTAAAGGTTGTGCTAGCCGTAAGTTTGGGAAGTAAGAAGACAAAAGAACAACAATTAAATCACGATATCTGTATAGATTAAAACCAAGCAGAAAAAGAACAACCTCCGATTTCCCCTCACTGAGTCAATGCAAAGGACTTGGTGAATTGTAAAGTGTGTAGATGCAACTGAGTCATCAAAGATTGACTCAGATGGGAAGAAAAGTTTATATCAAGTAGTTGGAAAGTTGAAGGTTTGAAAGTTGAAAGTTGCGTGTCAGCAGAAAAAAACTGAAAGATAAAAAGAGATTGAAACTACTTATCCTTATAATACCTGCTCTCTTTATAATATGTTCCACAATAGAGAATCAGTTCCTTGAAAAACGCCATATCATTATCGTTCAGTTTTGTAAATCGTAAACAGGATTTTCCGGGTTTATATTTTTGAATTTGTTCTTTGAACTTAATTTCCATTAAATCATTGTACATGACGTAAAAAGACAGATAGTTTTTCTTACTGGCCATGGCAAAAAGAACTTTCCCATTTAAACCATAAGTTGGCATATTGTACTTCATGCTTTCGGTCAGGTCAGGAAAAACTGCAAATAATTCTGATCTTAACCTGTGAAGAATTTCACCTCTATCTAAAGGTTGGTTCAATATGTATTCCAGTGCATTCATAAATTCTGTATTTTCAATTTATAAATATACGGAGTTCTATTGATTACTTCCGAAAAAAGAGCTGGAATTAATATTACATTTGAAGTTCGAATGATGCTTGAATGCTGAAAAAAAACACACCCATATTGACCATTATTTTCTTTACTGTATTTTTAAATGCATTTGGTTTGTCGGTGGTTTTTCCGGTTTTGGCCATGCTTTTCCTGGAACCCATTGATTCTGTTTTGGGAAAAGGATTAAGTCTGAGTCAGTCGATGATTCTTATCGGATTATTGAAAGCATCATATCCAATCTTCCAGTTTATTGGGGCGCCTATTTTAGGATCCATATCCGACCGTATTGGTCGCAGGCCTGTATTGTTATTTTCATTGCAAGGAACTATCATTGGTTATTGCCTGATTATTTATGGTATCATTTATCAGAATATTCCTTTGATTTTTGCTGGACGGATTATCGATGGTCTTACCGGGGGAAATGTGTCCGTGATTTATTCTTCTATTGGTGATATCAGCGAAAGCAAAGACAAACCCAAGCGATTTGGATTTATAGGTATGGCCTTTGGACTTGGTTTTATTGCTGGGCCCTTTGTTGGAGGAATCACATCCGATCCAACGATTCTAAACTGGTTCAATTATGCAACTCCTTTCTTTATTGGAGCCATTTTGGTATTGATTAATGCCCTTCTGATTTTATTCTATTTTCCGGAAACAAATAAGCAAAAAGTAAAAGGGAAATTGAAACTTTTTAAAGGGATGGGTGATGTTTTTGCAGTATTT includes the following:
- a CDS encoding DUF1801 domain-containing protein, producing the protein MNALEYILNQPLDRGEILHRLRSELFAVFPDLTESMKYNMPTYGLNGKVLFAMASKKNYLSFYVMYNDLMEIKFKEQIQKYKPGKSCLRFTKLNDNDMAFFKELILYCGTYYKESRYYKDK
- a CDS encoding MFS transporter → MLKKNTPILTIIFFTVFLNAFGLSVVFPVLAMLFLEPIDSVLGKGLSLSQSMILIGLLKASYPIFQFIGAPILGSISDRIGRRPVLLFSLQGTIIGYCLIIYGIIYQNIPLIFAGRIIDGLTGGNVSVIYSSIGDISESKDKPKRFGFIGMAFGLGFIAGPFVGGITSDPTILNWFNYATPFFIGAILVLINALLILFYFPETNKQKVKGKLKLFKGMGDVFAVFQMKGIRRLLLVSFLFILAFNFYTQFFDVYLISKFDFNQRNIGNIFAYIGVWIVISQGFITAGLSKFVKPHKVLYLSLFLLAIFIYLLILPDNSSWFLFLLPLVSIFHGLSQPNLLSLISDKSPADLQGKMMGINQSFQSLAYAIPPLIAGFIIVINLNLPIILASAIMLLAWIIFITIKKFGK